One window of the Cryptomeria japonica chromosome 7, Sugi_1.0, whole genome shotgun sequence genome contains the following:
- the LOC131037980 gene encoding subtilisin-like protease SBT1.7, whose product MCNRKLIGARFNFSVGYKSHVGEDFISARDNNGHGTHTASTAVGSSVKGASFNGFGNGTAMGMAPAARLAVYKACWGGPEPNCDDSDVAAAMEKAILDGVDILSLSVGSEIENPFYMDHDALAGFGAIEKGVFVSASAGNEGPSPASLSNSAPWMTAVGASSMDREFLSLVKLGNGEAFKGSSLYRGPGIQNLPLVYDYCSNLGVDPHLFKGKVVMCNYHANSTETARLLKDAGAAGMIFVNHELLGAMDEPVDQPYLPATTVSFSTGEKIKTYVNSTAVPTATINPTGLTVVGKAIAPIVGSFSSRGPSAFYPDVLKPDLVAPGVNILAAWKEGGFQIDSGTSMACPHVSGIAAIIRASHPTWSPAAIRSALMTTASTLDNRKQPIRDAPTLRAADPFAMGAGHVNPRAALEPGLVYDLGSQDYINYLCGGFYNYTKKQIALLSHKWPACPKSESGADLNYPSFSVILKYGERVQVKRRTVTNVGGDNAVYKVRVKSSPNVKVSVEPETLVFKKRSDQASFNVTFESQVEGSEEFEVGEIMWKCIQGGIHIVRSPITVLWIPV is encoded by the coding sequence ATGTGCAATAGAAAACTCATCGGAGCTCGATTTAATTTTTCTGTGGGCTACAAATCGCATGTAGGCGAGGATTTCATATCAGCAAGAGACAACAACGGCCACGGCACACATACTGCTTCTACAGCTGTGGGATCTTCTGTAAAGGGAGCGAGCTTCAATGGCTTTGGTAATGGAACGGCCATGGGGATGGCACCTGCGGCTAGACTTGCAGTGTATAAAGCCTGCTGGGGGGGACCGGAACCCAACTGCGATGACAGCGACGTAGCCGCTGCTATGGAAAAAGCCATCCTAGACGGCGTCGACATTCTTTCTTTGTCAGTTGGCAGTGAGATTGAGAATCCATTCTACATGGATCATGACGCGCTGGCAGGATTCGGTGCCATAGAGAAGGGTGTATTTGTTTCCGCCTCTGCTGGTAACGAAGGGCCTTCCCCAGCTTCTCTTTCAAACAGTGCACCGTGGATGACTGCCGTGGGTGCAAGCAGTATGGACAGAGAGTTTCTCTCTCTTGTGAAGCTGGGCAATGGCGAGGCATTCAAAGGGTCGTCGCTTTACAGAGGACCTGGGATTCAAAATCTGCCTCTGGTCTACGATTATTGCAGCAACCTTGGTGTCGACCCACACCTCTTCAAAGGTAAAGTTGTGATGTGCAATTACCATGCTAATTCGACGGAAACGGCAAGGCTTCTGAAGGATGCGGGAGCAGCAGGAATGATATTTGTTAATCATGAATTGTTGGGTGCTATGGATGAGCCTGTCGACCAGCCGTATTTACCGGCTACCACCGTGAGTTTTTCGACGGGCGAAAAGATTAAAACCTACGTTAACAGCACGGCGGTGCCTACGGCCACCATCAATCCCACGGGGTTGACAGTGGTGGGTAAAGCAATCGCTCCCATTGTGGGCAGTTTTTCTTCCCGGGGTCCTAGCGCCTTCTATCCAGACGTACTTAAGCCGGATCTGGTTGCGCCAGGTGTCAACATATTGGCTGCGTGGAAGGAGGGCGGCTTCCAGATAGACTCTGGGACGTCAATGGCGTGTCCCCACGTCAGCGGCATCGCAGCGATCATACGAGCCTCCCATCCGACGTGGAGTCCTGCGGCAATCAGATCGGCTCTGATGACTACGGCCTCCACGCTGGACAACAGAAAGCAGCCCATCAGAGATGCGCCAACCTTGCGAGCCGCGGACCCGTTTGCAATGGGTGCAGGTCACGTAAATCCAAGGGCAGCGCTGGAGCCGGGTCTGGTGTACGATTTGGGGTCTCAAGACTACATCAACTATCTGTGTGGTGGCTTCTACAACTACACCAAAAAGCAAATTGCTCTCCTGAGCCACAAGTGGCCTGCCTGCCCCAAGTCGGAATCAGGTGCAGATCTTAACTATCCATCTTTCTCTGTCATATTAAAGTATGGAGAGCGTGTTCAGGTGAAGAGGAGGACGGTGACCAACGTGGGCGGTGACAATGCCGTATACAAAGTGCGGGTGAAGAGCAGTCCAAACGTAAAAGTAAGTGTGGAGCCAGAGACATTGGTGTTCAAGAAACGAAGCGACCAGGCAAGCTTTAATGTGACTTTCGAAAGTCAAGTGGAAGGGAGTGAGGAATTCGAGGTCGGAGAGATAATGTGGAAATGCATCCAAGGCGGAATTCACATCGTTCGTAGCCCGATTACTGTTCTCTGGATTCCGGTTTGA